The Oscillospiraceae bacterium genome contains a region encoding:
- the mutS gene encoding DNA mismatch repair protein MutS, with protein MAELSPMMTQYFELKKQHKDEILFFRLGDFYEMFYDDAILASKELELTLTGRDCGQEERAPMCGVPFHSYEGYVARLIAKGYKVAICEQMEDPALAKGLVKRDIIRVITPGTVIESSMLQDDKNNYICSIYLKEGKAGVCFADVSTGTAHSTELCSEKLSTQIITELCRYSPSEVLFNAALLDLKDVTAYIKQHMTCAVELLEDEQFAPQRVEQQLTAQFGADWAAATGFARDGCAPYAMSGLLGYLHATQKKGVERLKSVHNYAEAQYMQLSPVTRANLELTETMRGREKRGTLLWVLDKTQTAMGKRLLRSWLEQPLVNAAAINARLDSVQALYEQNIQRAEIIEALSRVFDIERLMTRTVYGSATPKEIYSLASTCDQLPALKALAEGCGCPELTALAGRIDPLEDIKERIYAAVDEQAPSTLKEGGVIRAGYNAEVDELRDIVHGGKGYLSHLEAKMKEETGIRTLKIGYNRVFGYYIEVSKSFTSQVPPGFVRKQTLANAERYITEELKELENKILGASERLLVLERKLFEELLFDLSAQLARIQATAGAVAKLDVLAALAQVAVTNDYVRPTVDEGDGLHITEGRHPVIEQMQRKSLFVPNDTALDCAEDNLLIITGPNMAGKSTYMRQNALIALLAQIGSFVPAKACRVGVVDAIFTRVGASDDLAAGQSTFMVEMTEVAEILQYATKKSLVILDEIGRGTSTFDGMSIARAVVEHISGHIGCKTLFATHYHELTELENDLPGVKNYNIAVKKRGDDITFLRRIVRGPADDSYGIQVAKLAGLPDEVTKRAKEVLKALEATAPGAHRVDQLDFEAFEQLAAPALPGEMVDKLRALDVETLTPIEALNFLYELKKTLQ; from the coding sequence GTGGCGGAGCTTTCCCCCATGATGACCCAGTATTTTGAGCTGAAAAAGCAGCATAAAGACGAGATCCTGTTTTTCCGCCTGGGCGATTTTTACGAGATGTTCTACGACGACGCCATTCTGGCGTCCAAGGAGCTGGAGCTCACGCTCACCGGGCGGGACTGCGGCCAGGAGGAGCGCGCCCCCATGTGCGGCGTGCCCTTCCACAGCTACGAGGGCTACGTGGCGCGGCTGATCGCCAAGGGCTACAAGGTAGCCATCTGTGAGCAGATGGAGGACCCTGCCCTGGCAAAGGGGCTTGTAAAGCGCGATATCATCCGGGTCATCACCCCCGGCACAGTCATTGAGAGCAGCATGCTTCAAGACGACAAAAACAACTACATATGCAGTATATACTTAAAAGAGGGCAAAGCCGGCGTGTGCTTTGCCGATGTTTCCACAGGCACCGCGCACTCCACCGAGCTGTGCAGTGAAAAGCTGAGTACCCAGATCATCACCGAGCTGTGCCGCTACAGCCCCAGCGAGGTGCTGTTCAACGCCGCCCTGCTGGACCTGAAAGACGTGACAGCGTATATCAAACAGCACATGACCTGTGCGGTGGAGCTGCTGGAGGACGAGCAGTTTGCCCCGCAGCGCGTGGAACAGCAGCTCACGGCCCAGTTCGGTGCAGACTGGGCCGCGGCCACCGGCTTTGCGCGGGACGGCTGCGCGCCCTATGCCATGAGCGGCCTGCTGGGCTATTTGCACGCCACGCAGAAAAAAGGCGTGGAGCGGTTGAAGAGCGTGCACAACTATGCAGAGGCCCAGTATATGCAGCTTTCGCCTGTTACCCGGGCGAACCTGGAGCTCACCGAGACCATGCGCGGCCGCGAAAAGCGGGGCACCCTGCTCTGGGTATTGGATAAGACCCAGACCGCCATGGGCAAGCGCCTTTTGCGCAGCTGGCTGGAGCAGCCTCTGGTGAACGCGGCGGCGATCAACGCCCGGCTGGACAGCGTGCAGGCTTTGTACGAACAGAACATCCAGCGGGCCGAAATCATTGAGGCGCTGAGCCGCGTGTTTGACATTGAGCGCCTGATGACCCGCACGGTATATGGCTCGGCCACCCCCAAGGAGATCTATTCTCTGGCCAGCACCTGCGACCAGCTCCCCGCGCTGAAAGCCCTGGCCGAAGGCTGCGGCTGCCCGGAGCTCACGGCGCTGGCCGGCCGCATCGACCCGCTGGAGGACATCAAGGAGCGGATCTACGCCGCGGTGGACGAGCAAGCCCCCTCCACCCTGAAAGAGGGCGGGGTCATCCGGGCGGGCTACAACGCCGAGGTGGACGAGCTGCGGGACATCGTGCACGGCGGCAAGGGGTATTTGTCGCACCTGGAAGCAAAAATGAAAGAGGAAACGGGCATCCGCACCCTCAAAATCGGCTACAACCGGGTGTTCGGCTATTATATCGAGGTGAGCAAGTCCTTCACCAGCCAGGTGCCCCCGGGGTTTGTGCGCAAGCAGACCCTGGCCAACGCCGAGCGCTATATCACCGAGGAGCTCAAGGAGCTGGAGAACAAGATCCTGGGCGCCAGCGAGCGCCTGCTGGTGCTGGAGCGCAAGCTGTTCGAGGAGCTGCTGTTCGATCTTTCGGCCCAGCTGGCCCGGATTCAGGCCACCGCCGGCGCTGTGGCAAAGCTGGATGTGCTGGCGGCGCTGGCGCAGGTGGCCGTGACAAACGATTACGTGCGCCCCACGGTGGACGAGGGCGACGGGCTGCACATCACCGAGGGGCGGCACCCGGTGATCGAACAGATGCAGCGCAAAAGCCTGTTCGTGCCCAACGACACCGCGCTGGACTGCGCCGAGGACAATCTTCTCATCATCACAGGCCCCAACATGGCGGGCAAATCCACGTATATGCGCCAAAATGCCCTGATCGCGCTGCTGGCGCAGATCGGCAGCTTTGTGCCGGCAAAGGCCTGCCGGGTGGGTGTGGTGGACGCGATCTTTACCCGGGTGGGCGCCTCGGACGATTTGGCGGCGGGCCAGTCCACCTTTATGGTGGAGATGACCGAGGTGGCGGAAATTTTGCAGTATGCCACCAAAAAGAGCCTTGTTATCCTGGACGAGATCGGCCGGGGCACCTCCACCTTCGACGGCATGAGCATCGCCCGGGCGGTGGTGGAGCATATCTCCGGCCATATCGGCTGCAAAACGCTGTTCGCCACCCATTATCACGAGCTTACCGAGCTGGAAAACGACCTGCCGGGGGTTAAAAATTACAATATCGCGGTGAAAAAGCGGGGCGACGACATCACCTTCCTGCGCCGCATTGTGCGCGGCCCCGCCGACGACAGCTACGGCATCCAGGTGGCCAAGCTGGCCGGCCTGCCGGACGAGGTCACAAAGCGCGCCAAAGAGGTGCTGAAGGCCTTGGAGGCCACGGCGCCCGGCGCCCACCGGGTGGATCAGCTCGATTTTGAGGCGTTCGAGCAACTGGCTGCCCCCGCGCTGCCGGGGGAAATGGTGGACAAGCTGCGGGCCCTGGATGTGGAGACGCTGACCCCCATCGAGGCGCTCAACTTTTTGTACGAACTGAAAAAGACGCTGCAATAA
- a CDS encoding two-component sensor histidine kinase, with product MFDLTYFFHLPPGAAVWAAAGAIVLLALAAAVWAAVYGLHARRTMKKLERMLEECMSGGFSEHSYSEQQLSRLEARLARFLQAGVLSQKHLESDRARLKELIGDISHQTKTPLAGILLYTQLLQEQELPQAARAMTRQIDAQGQRLQFLIDALVKMSRLETGAVQVAPFVGDVGELMEQAAAPYRATASEKQIDFTVEPAEQTAWFDPKWTAEALGNLIDNAVKYTPAGGRVTVRCAASPMFCRITVQDTGPGIREAEQGAVFGRFWRGEEVRGEPGVGVGLYLAREIAGLQSGYIKLQSKPGQGSAFSLYLLLEKPA from the coding sequence ATGTTTGACCTTACCTATTTTTTTCATCTCCCACCGGGTGCGGCGGTGTGGGCGGCGGCAGGGGCGATCGTTTTGCTGGCGCTGGCCGCCGCGGTGTGGGCGGCCGTGTACGGGCTGCATGCCCGGCGCACCATGAAAAAACTGGAGCGCATGCTGGAAGAGTGCATGAGCGGCGGCTTTTCCGAACATTCTTACAGCGAACAGCAGCTCTCCCGCCTGGAGGCCAGGCTGGCGCGTTTTTTGCAGGCGGGGGTCCTGTCTCAAAAGCATCTGGAAAGCGACAGGGCGCGCCTGAAAGAGCTGATCGGGGATATTTCGCACCAGACCAAAACGCCCCTGGCCGGTATTTTGCTCTACACACAGCTTTTGCAGGAACAGGAGCTGCCCCAAGCGGCCAGGGCCATGACGCGGCAGATCGACGCCCAGGGGCAGCGGCTGCAGTTTTTGATCGATGCGCTGGTAAAAATGAGCCGCCTGGAAACGGGGGCTGTGCAGGTCGCGCCCTTCGTGGGGGATGTGGGGGAACTGATGGAGCAGGCCGCCGCCCCGTATCGCGCTACAGCAAGTGAAAAGCAGATTGACTTTACAGTGGAGCCGGCGGAACAGACCGCGTGGTTCGACCCCAAATGGACGGCCGAGGCCCTGGGCAACCTGATCGACAATGCGGTAAAATACACCCCGGCCGGCGGCAGGGTGACCGTTCGGTGCGCTGCAAGCCCCATGTTCTGCCGCATCACGGTGCAGGATACCGGGCCCGGCATCCGGGAAGCGGAGCAGGGGGCGGTGTTCGGCCGGTTTTGGCGCGGCGAAGAGGTGCGGGGCGAACCCGGCGTGGGGGTGGGGCTGTACCTTGCGCGGGAGATCGCGGGGCTGCAAAGCGGGTATATCAAGCTGCAATCCAAACCCGGGCAGGGCAGCGCTTTTTCGCTGTATCTGCTTTTGGAAAAGCCGGCGTGA
- a CDS encoding DNA-binding response regulator, whose protein sequence is MKRILLVEDDEALGQGIALSFEGQGFDFCSCSRLAEARNALQQGAFDLILLDLGLPDGSGLALCRELRARGDATPVLFLTANDAEYSEVTALEAGGDDYITKPFSLAVLRARVAAALRRGEAKGETPVYELGPFRFDFSALHFEAAGREIALSATEQRLLRLLVANRGRTLPREVLLERVWNGGEFVDENTLTVTVRRLRAKLEAGSKAPAYIQTVYGVGYRWGAGGDV, encoded by the coding sequence GTGAAGCGCATCCTGCTGGTGGAGGACGACGAGGCCCTGGGGCAGGGCATTGCCCTGAGCTTTGAGGGGCAGGGGTTCGACTTTTGCAGCTGCAGCCGCCTGGCCGAAGCCAGGAACGCGCTGCAGCAGGGGGCGTTTGATCTGATCCTGCTGGATCTGGGCCTGCCGGATGGCAGCGGCCTTGCGCTCTGCCGCGAGCTGCGGGCCCGGGGCGACGCCACCCCGGTGCTCTTTTTGACCGCCAACGACGCCGAATACAGCGAGGTCACGGCCCTGGAGGCCGGCGGCGACGACTATATCACAAAGCCTTTCAGCCTGGCGGTGCTGCGCGCCCGGGTGGCGGCAGCGCTGCGCCGCGGCGAGGCAAAGGGAGAAACCCCGGTATACGAGCTGGGGCCTTTCCGGTTCGATTTTTCCGCCCTGCACTTTGAGGCGGCCGGCCGGGAGATCGCCCTGAGCGCCACCGAGCAGCGGCTGCTGCGCCTTTTGGTGGCAAACCGGGGGCGCACCCTGCCCCGGGAAGTGCTGCTGGAGCGGGTATGGAACGGCGGCGAGTTTGTGGATGAAAACACCCTCACCGTGACGGTGCGCCGCCTGCGGGCGAAGCTGGAGGCCGGTTCCAAAGCCCCCGCTTACATACAAACTGTGTACGGCGTGGGGTACCGCTGGGGGGCGGGCGGCGATGTTTGA
- the miaB gene encoding tRNA-2-methylthio-N(6)-dimethylallyladenosine synthase → MEPIHFEHNRAAAGAIARYYESPPLAYVHSYGCQQNVNDGEKIKGVLADAGFGLCDAPQQADLILFNTCAVREHAEQRVFGNVGALKSLKKQKPGLIIGLCGCMAQQPAVVEKIRQSYPFVDLVFGVNGIDTLPQLLAEKLAGGNKRLLQAPAERTEIVEQVPIRRDSSFRAWLPIMYGCDNFCTYCIVPYVRGRERSRRPADVLAEFRGLVAAGYKEITLLGQNVNSYGKGLEQPIDFSDLLELLCKEPGDYHLRFMTSHPKDASRKLIDTIARNERICSHIHLPVQCGSDRVLREMNRHYTVAQYLDLVEYARTAIPGVTFSSDIIVGFPGETEEDFEATLDLVRKVGYMQLFTFIYSKRTGTRAASMPDPVTHQEKARRMARLLAVQDEIACGLVAGLAGQTQRVLVEGHGKQEGTLSGRLSNNLVVEFAGPAALVGEYAPVHFTGSRGTILTGELAQ, encoded by the coding sequence TTGGAACCCATTCATTTTGAACACAACCGGGCGGCGGCCGGGGCGATCGCCCGCTATTACGAAAGCCCGCCCCTGGCCTATGTACATTCTTACGGCTGCCAGCAGAACGTAAACGACGGCGAAAAGATCAAGGGCGTGCTGGCCGACGCGGGCTTCGGCCTGTGCGATGCGCCCCAGCAGGCGGATCTGATCCTTTTCAATACCTGCGCGGTGCGCGAGCACGCCGAGCAGCGGGTATTCGGCAACGTGGGGGCGCTGAAAAGCCTGAAAAAACAAAAGCCGGGGCTGATCATCGGGCTGTGCGGATGCATGGCGCAGCAGCCTGCGGTGGTGGAAAAGATCCGGCAGAGCTACCCGTTTGTGGATCTGGTGTTTGGGGTGAACGGCATCGACACGCTGCCCCAATTGCTGGCGGAAAAGCTGGCGGGGGGCAACAAGCGGCTTTTGCAGGCCCCGGCCGAGCGCACAGAGATCGTGGAGCAGGTTCCGATCCGGCGCGATTCCAGTTTCCGCGCCTGGCTGCCCATCATGTATGGGTGCGATAATTTTTGCACCTACTGCATCGTGCCCTATGTGCGCGGGCGCGAGCGCAGCCGCCGCCCGGCGGACGTGCTGGCCGAGTTCCGCGGCCTTGTGGCCGCGGGCTACAAGGAGATCACGCTGCTGGGGCAGAATGTGAACAGCTATGGCAAGGGCCTGGAACAGCCCATCGACTTTTCGGACCTTTTGGAGCTGCTGTGCAAAGAGCCGGGCGACTACCACCTGCGCTTTATGACCAGCCACCCAAAAGACGCCAGCCGCAAGCTGATCGACACCATTGCCCGCAACGAACGGATCTGCAGCCACATCCACCTGCCGGTGCAGTGCGGCAGCGACCGGGTGCTGCGCGAAATGAACCGGCACTACACCGTCGCCCAGTATCTGGACCTGGTAGAATATGCCCGCACCGCCATTCCGGGGGTCACTTTTTCCAGCGATATCATCGTGGGCTTCCCCGGCGAAACCGAGGAGGACTTTGAAGCCACGCTGGACCTGGTGCGGAAGGTGGGCTACATGCAGCTGTTCACCTTTATTTATTCCAAGCGGACCGGCACCCGGGCGGCCTCCATGCCGGACCCGGTTACCCACCAGGAAAAGGCACGGCGCATGGCCCGGCTGCTGGCGGTGCAGGACGAGATCGCCTGCGGCCTGGTGGCCGGGCTCGCGGGGCAGACCCAGCGGGTGCTGGTGGAGGGCCACGGCAAGCAGGAGGGAACGCTTTCCGGCCGCCTTTCCAACAATCTGGTGGTGGAGTTTGCGGGCCCTGCCGCCCTTGTGGGCGAATATGCGCCCGTGCATTTTACCGGTTCCCGGGGAACCATATTAACGGGCGAGCTTGCCCAATAA